The following are encoded in a window of bacterium SCSIO 12643 genomic DNA:
- a CDS encoding JAB domain-containing protein, protein MNVRLTPEQKIKILNADDVYKIMQQILLRENKISRNQEHFWVVGLDTKNKILFIELIGLGTVNRVNANPPDVFRMGIYKLAVSMILVHNHPSGDLTPSQADLDMTDRMLKVGQLINIEVLDHLIISEKGFTSLENTNAMQQLRTSGLFEIVEREKLEIQKWKLDIEKNKARKEERLNLAKKLKAEGMDEKFIKKVTGLLVGDIRGI, encoded by the coding sequence ATGAATGTCCGTTTAACACCTGAGCAAAAAATCAAGATTTTGAATGCTGATGATGTATACAAAATCATGCAGCAAATCCTACTGCGCGAAAACAAAATAAGCCGCAATCAAGAGCATTTTTGGGTGGTAGGACTCGATACCAAAAACAAAATTTTGTTTATTGAACTCATTGGACTGGGCACCGTAAACCGGGTAAATGCCAACCCGCCCGATGTGTTTAGAATGGGAATTTACAAACTGGCAGTAAGCATGATTTTGGTACACAACCACCCCAGTGGTGATTTAACACCTTCGCAGGCCGATCTGGATATGACCGATAGAATGCTTAAAGTGGGCCAACTCATTAATATTGAAGTACTGGATCATTTGATTATTTCGGAAAAAGGATTTACCAGCCTCGAAAACACCAATGCCATGCAGCAGCTCCGCACCTCTGGCCTATTTGAAATAGTAGAACGCGAAAAACTCGAAATTCAAAAATGGAAATTGGATATTGAAAAGAATAAAGCGCGTAAAGAGGAAAGATTGAACTTGGCTAAAAAGCTTAAAGCTGAAGGCATGGATGAAAAATTCATCAAGAAAGTGACTGGTTTATTGGTTGGTGATATTAGGGGGATTTAG
- a CDS encoding T9SS type A sorting domain-containing protein: protein MCTHLLNNKLFKLISLCGISFLLFVPNAWAQKWEGLGIGNIGLAYFNHLSVDSVQDKLVLGGTDYLTQVNGVSSSSILKWTPENGVEILAPHDLNLMGVTTINDVLFSHDSMIVVGDFGIAIYKNNQWIYNYTNTNHAVYKILPYKNHYLLALGYSYFHPLKKNAQLVEWDGDTTFTEFQNITDVTYTGDGIFAMTSYQGNLYVGGTGSYVSGSLMNGMMMWNGQNWSDCDSGITDVSNLGGINDMIEYKGDLYIGGMFYQTNHSKENMIARWDGQNWKTVGGGFGWGLAPGSETIRVMEVHNGYLYVAGRFETPGGIPASSVARWDGHEWCGCGSSFNGVISGMTHYRDTLYVSGNFNVIDGDSIVKIARFIGDDFADTCGSISVGIKTLEAEKKQLVGYPNPVRESIYLMLPELQNQEVEIQVYNQVGQLMFQRSQYVANQKLQLDLSQLSQGMYFGELITKNKNYVFSFVKE from the coding sequence ATGTGTACTCATTTATTAAACAATAAACTATTCAAACTGATATCGCTATGCGGTATCAGTTTCTTGCTTTTTGTGCCTAATGCCTGGGCACAAAAGTGGGAAGGTTTGGGCATTGGTAATATTGGTTTGGCCTATTTCAATCATTTATCGGTCGATTCTGTGCAAGACAAATTGGTTTTAGGAGGAACAGATTATTTAACTCAGGTGAATGGTGTGTCGTCTTCGTCTATTTTAAAATGGACCCCTGAAAATGGTGTAGAAATTTTAGCCCCACATGATCTGAATCTTATGGGTGTGACGACCATTAATGATGTGCTGTTTTCTCATGATTCCATGATCGTGGTAGGCGATTTTGGTATAGCCATCTACAAAAACAACCAATGGATCTATAACTATACGAATACCAATCATGCGGTTTATAAGATTTTGCCTTATAAAAACCATTATTTATTAGCTCTGGGTTATAGTTATTTTCATCCACTAAAAAAGAATGCGCAACTTGTGGAATGGGACGGAGACACAACGTTTACTGAGTTTCAAAACATAACGGATGTGACCTATACTGGAGATGGCATTTTTGCCATGACGTCATATCAAGGTAATTTGTATGTGGGAGGAACAGGGAGTTACGTTTCGGGTAGTTTGATGAATGGTATGATGATGTGGAATGGACAAAACTGGTCGGATTGTGATAGTGGGATTACCGATGTGTCAAATCTGGGTGGAATCAATGATATGATCGAATATAAAGGCGATTTATATATTGGAGGGATGTTTTATCAAACCAATCATAGCAAAGAAAACATGATAGCCCGATGGGATGGACAAAACTGGAAAACAGTGGGTGGTGGTTTCGGCTGGGGATTGGCACCTGGTTCTGAGACTATTCGAGTTATGGAAGTCCATAATGGTTATTTATATGTAGCAGGACGGTTTGAAACTCCAGGTGGGATTCCCGCTAGTTCTGTTGCCCGTTGGGATGGGCATGAATGGTGTGGGTGTGGTTCAAGCTTTAATGGAGTGATTTCGGGGATGACGCACTATAGAGATACTTTATATGTGAGTGGAAATTTTAATGTTATTGACGGAGACAGTATTGTTAAAATTGCACGTTTTATTGGAGATGATTTTGCCGATACCTGTGGATCAATATCGGTGGGGATTAAAACACTGGAAGCCGAAAAGAAACAATTGGTGGGGTATCCCAATCCCGTACGTGAGTCTATTTATTTAATGCTGCCAGAATTACAAAATCAAGAAGTAGAAATACAAGTATACAATCAGGTGGGGCAGTTGATGTTCCAGCGTTCTCAATATGTAGCCAACCAAAAACTACAATTGGATTTATCCCAACTTTCTCAGGGCATGTACTTTGGAGAATTGATCACAAAGAATAAGAATTATGTGTTTTCTTTTGTGAAGGAGTAA
- a CDS encoding T9SS type A sorting domain-containing protein, with the protein MKTFLTKAFTLGFAALFSVLLVAQETEIPFLSNDPVSPAHYYYPNKGQIADDDGHLHPEVLFYTEMTSPSYYFQNNKISFTTLRLDSIHPDTSLRIDMEFYHGTASINTSEAADNPIPRNQKEEHLNYYLPHCADGIEEVHGYERLVYEDAYPNIDVEFTSNVSGMKARFIVYPDADPDDILLKFTGQENIVERTNGDMEFLLSSWELKFRQAYAYQVSNGQPILVNWTPLWVHDGNGIVAITTGSYNADLPLIIEMGGPGQVAAGGSNIPPYWGTYYGGEGIDENKDFDTDPDGNFYTLTNVKGGGGSFPAKKGVDNPNNLTFNIMISKFYSYEKRVFATYIGGTKDDNGMAIAYQVVPDGVGNIYIGGYTLSDHLEHGQNTSTFNQIKQQGLDGLLMKFDAQLGHKRWVTYFGGNGSEYIMDMQASTEELYICGVTSSTNTGNCSGTAGMPMCNSLGSSFYQNTNQGGKEAFVAQFSAKPLQTMELEWSTFLGGHQNDRAYAIAYQYNSVTHKNDIYIAGKTSTSQTTGSYSSPASANTSGSFPLANPQGGAYFQSVLGATASTNAADGFLARFDEQRQLVWSTFYGGDGDDQFSDIATNGNGITVVGYTESTTDNSGTCTTNLNGNIPKCATSVNAYLASNQGMRDVLITQFSDAGVLQWSTCYGGSGQEAYYGYVNCVSDKADNVYITANSLPSASSPANMSTSDPGGVYYQSNNQHITEGGSGSDNILLMFDDQNSRLWATYYGGGCAGCTNDQGDEYAEALTVFNAEWIYFGGDTKSLNTPRHQSWAGAYYDDQQGSILSNTRVNDGYIAKVNVSNLALFLEELTQNGKLEYLQGYPNPALNTIHVQMPFSPSTQVQLIIYNNLGQEMQRKATFTEGNRLHLDITSLKGGVYFMKIEVKNDPNAKSYVYSFIKQ; encoded by the coding sequence ATGAAAACATTTTTAACCAAAGCATTTACTTTAGGTTTCGCAGCGCTCTTTAGCGTGTTGTTAGTCGCACAAGAAACCGAAATTCCATTTTTGAGTAATGACCCGGTAAGTCCGGCTCATTATTACTATCCCAACAAAGGGCAAATAGCCGATGATGATGGGCATTTGCACCCCGAAGTGCTGTTTTATACAGAAATGACTTCGCCATCATACTATTTTCAGAACAACAAAATCAGCTTTACCACTTTAAGACTCGATTCGATTCACCCCGATACCAGTTTACGGATCGATATGGAGTTTTATCATGGAACTGCTTCAATAAACACCAGCGAAGCAGCTGATAATCCAATTCCCAGAAACCAAAAAGAAGAACATTTAAACTACTATCTCCCGCATTGTGCCGATGGAATAGAGGAAGTACATGGCTACGAACGCCTCGTGTATGAAGATGCCTATCCAAATATCGATGTGGAGTTTACCAGTAATGTATCGGGGATGAAAGCCCGTTTTATTGTATACCCGGATGCAGATCCCGATGATATTTTACTGAAGTTTACCGGACAAGAGAACATAGTGGAACGTACCAACGGTGATATGGAGTTTTTGCTCAGTTCGTGGGAACTAAAATTCAGACAAGCCTATGCATACCAGGTGAGTAATGGACAACCGATTTTAGTGAACTGGACACCACTGTGGGTACATGATGGGAACGGCATTGTGGCGATTACTACAGGATCGTACAATGCCGACCTCCCATTGATTATTGAAATGGGCGGACCCGGACAAGTAGCCGCTGGCGGCTCTAATATACCACCATATTGGGGAACCTATTATGGAGGAGAAGGCATAGACGAAAACAAAGATTTTGATACCGACCCGGATGGGAATTTTTATACGTTAACCAATGTAAAAGGTGGTGGAGGGTCTTTTCCAGCCAAGAAAGGAGTTGATAACCCTAATAATCTGACGTTTAACATAATGATTTCTAAATTCTATTCATATGAAAAAAGGGTTTTCGCAACATATATTGGCGGGACTAAAGATGATAACGGAATGGCGATTGCCTATCAGGTCGTACCTGACGGAGTAGGCAACATTTACATAGGAGGATATACGCTTAGCGACCATCTGGAACATGGACAAAACACGTCCACGTTTAATCAAATCAAACAGCAGGGCTTGGATGGATTGTTGATGAAATTTGATGCTCAATTGGGACACAAAAGATGGGTAACCTATTTCGGTGGAAATGGCTCGGAGTATATTATGGATATGCAAGCCTCTACCGAAGAACTGTATATCTGTGGGGTGACCTCATCTACCAATACCGGAAATTGTAGTGGTACTGCGGGAATGCCCATGTGCAATAGTTTGGGTTCCAGCTTTTATCAAAATACCAATCAGGGTGGCAAAGAAGCTTTTGTAGCACAATTTAGCGCGAAACCACTGCAAACAATGGAATTAGAATGGAGTACGTTTTTAGGCGGACATCAAAATGATCGTGCCTATGCCATCGCGTATCAGTATAATAGTGTCACCCATAAAAACGATATCTACATTGCAGGAAAAACCAGCACCTCCCAAACCACAGGCTCATACAGTTCTCCCGCTAGTGCCAATACTAGCGGGAGTTTTCCTTTGGCCAATCCTCAAGGTGGGGCATATTTCCAATCGGTATTGGGAGCCACGGCATCTACCAACGCAGCCGATGGTTTTCTGGCCCGGTTTGATGAGCAGCGCCAGTTGGTATGGTCTACTTTTTATGGAGGCGATGGCGATGATCAGTTTTCCGATATCGCCACCAATGGCAATGGAATCACAGTGGTGGGATATACCGAATCGACCACAGACAATTCTGGTACATGTACCACCAATTTAAACGGAAATATTCCCAAATGTGCCACATCAGTAAATGCCTATCTGGCTTCTAATCAAGGTATGCGTGATGTTTTAATTACCCAGTTTAGCGATGCTGGTGTTTTGCAGTGGTCTACCTGTTATGGAGGTAGTGGGCAAGAGGCTTATTACGGATATGTCAATTGTGTGTCCGACAAAGCAGACAATGTTTACATCACCGCTAATTCTTTACCGAGTGCTTCAAGTCCGGCCAATATGAGTACGAGCGATCCGGGAGGGGTATATTACCAATCCAATAACCAACACATTACCGAAGGCGGATCAGGTTCGGATAATATCCTGTTGATGTTTGATGATCAGAATAGCAGATTGTGGGCTACTTATTATGGCGGTGGATGCGCTGGATGTACCAACGATCAGGGAGATGAATATGCAGAAGCTTTGACCGTGTTTAATGCAGAGTGGATTTATTTTGGTGGCGATACCAAAAGTTTAAATACCCCGCGTCATCAGTCCTGGGCAGGAGCGTATTATGACGATCAGCAAGGATCGATTTTAAGCAATACCCGTGTAAATGATGGTTATATCGCCAAGGTAAATGTTTCCAATTTAGCACTCTTCTTAGAGGAGTTGACGCAAAACGGTAAGCTGGAATATTTACAGGGCTATCCCAATCCGGCTCTAAATACCATTCATGTGCAAATGCCCTTTAGTCCATCTACCCAGGTGCAATTGATTATTTACAACAATCTGGGGCAGGAAATGCAACGAAAAGCTACTTTTACCGAAGGAAATCGTCTGCATCTGGATATTACCTCACTAAAGGGTGGAGTGTATTTTATGAAAATAGAAGTGAAAAACGATCCAAACGCAAAGAGCTATGTGTACTCATTTATTAAACAATAA
- a CDS encoding ATP-binding protein has protein sequence MIKLKLEISNKLFDPFEIDLPNLTVLTGLNGAGKTQLLEAINNGQIEVLENGNVIDRKWFRNEVSPGNSGMVDNSMLDDHVDRLWRDYQTFRNQIGQRNPHAIEEAFTSSINGYSVFKQIVNNANKEIHELTQDDFFNYYPLDDNSEHRGVFLQNFATIFKRYSNKIIRNQMNHFWNEKEKNNKYPYLSDEKFNSLYGAPPWEYVNSLLEKADLDYYVKKPESSYLGSSFKFKLINKTNSFEVDVENLSSGEKVIISLIFAIYNSTSNTKFPKVLLLDEPDSSLHPSMIKKFLDVIYNVFTYEKGTKVILTTHSPTTIALAPEESIFMIERSGNPRIKKISKDNALKILTTGIPSLSINYENRRQVFVESKNDVMFYDSLYEKLKPNLEKDISLSFISAGDSKIDKNGGGISGCAQVNKIVKTLRDNGNKQVWGIIDYDKSNKSSDHVKVLGEGKRYSIESYLFDPILIAALLLREKIIKRSDLGLSDNQNYTDFKSLTDSELQQIVNFVVDSLKNEFDTSDNGLNNVPYLNGRSIEIPNWYLLENGHQLEDKLINTYPQLNKIKRNVEFRLKKSILENVVDDIPELIPKDVFETFKLLQQ, from the coding sequence ATGATAAAACTAAAGTTAGAAATTTCAAATAAATTATTCGACCCGTTTGAGATTGATTTACCTAACCTAACTGTTTTAACAGGTTTAAATGGGGCAGGGAAAACACAATTACTAGAAGCAATTAATAATGGGCAAATCGAAGTTCTTGAGAATGGGAATGTGATTGATAGAAAGTGGTTTAGAAATGAGGTTAGTCCAGGTAATAGTGGTATGGTAGATAATTCAATGTTAGACGATCATGTTGATCGCTTATGGAGAGATTATCAAACTTTTAGAAATCAAATTGGACAAAGAAACCCGCATGCCATTGAAGAAGCATTTACAAGTTCTATTAATGGATATTCTGTTTTTAAACAGATTGTAAACAATGCTAATAAAGAAATTCATGAATTAACACAAGACGATTTTTTTAATTATTATCCGCTTGATGATAATTCAGAACATAGAGGTGTTTTTTTACAAAATTTCGCTACGATATTCAAAAGATATTCTAATAAAATTATTAGAAATCAAATGAATCATTTCTGGAATGAAAAAGAAAAAAACAATAAGTACCCTTATTTGTCGGATGAAAAATTCAATAGTTTATATGGAGCACCTCCGTGGGAATATGTTAATTCACTATTGGAAAAAGCCGATTTGGATTATTATGTAAAAAAACCTGAATCCAGTTATCTAGGATCATCATTTAAGTTTAAACTCATTAATAAAACAAACTCTTTTGAGGTGGATGTAGAAAATTTGTCTTCTGGTGAAAAGGTAATAATCTCACTCATTTTTGCAATTTATAATTCTACTTCAAATACTAAATTCCCAAAGGTTTTATTACTTGATGAACCTGATTCTTCCTTGCATCCATCTATGATAAAAAAGTTTCTTGATGTAATTTATAATGTTTTCACATATGAAAAAGGGACGAAAGTTATTTTAACAACCCATTCTCCAACCACCATAGCATTAGCACCAGAAGAGTCTATTTTTATGATTGAAAGGTCTGGTAATCCAAGGATAAAGAAAATAAGTAAGGATAATGCATTAAAAATTTTGACTACAGGAATACCTTCTTTAAGTATTAATTATGAAAATAGACGGCAAGTTTTTGTTGAAAGTAAGAATGATGTAATGTTTTATGATAGCTTATATGAGAAATTAAAACCTAATTTGGAAAAGGATATATCCTTAAGCTTTATTTCGGCAGGAGATAGCAAAATTGATAAAAATGGGGGAGGTATTTCAGGATGTGCTCAGGTTAATAAAATTGTAAAAACTCTTAGAGACAATGGGAACAAGCAGGTTTGGGGGATTATTGATTATGATAAGAGTAATAAATCAAGTGATCATGTTAAGGTATTAGGAGAAGGAAAAAGATATAGTATTGAATCATATTTATTCGACCCTATTTTAATAGCGGCTTTACTTCTTAGAGAAAAGATTATCAAAAGAAGTGATTTAGGTTTGAGTGATAATCAAAATTATACTGATTTCAAATCGTTAACTGATAGTGAATTGCAACAGATTGTAAACTTTGTTGTTGACTCATTAAAAAATGAATTTGATACATCGGACAATGGATTAAATAATGTACCCTATTTAAATGGTAGAAGTATTGAAATACCAAATTGGTATTTGCTAGAAAATGGACATCAATTAGAAGATAAATTGATTAATACATATCCCCAATTAAATAAAATTAAAAGAAATGTTGAGTTTCGATTGAAAAAATCAATTTTAGAAAACGTAGTTGATGATATACCAGAATTAATCCCAAAAGATGTATTTGAAACTTTTAAACTATTACAACAGTAG
- a CDS encoding AraC family transcriptional regulator, producing the protein MAVTICLFLGLHYCFLYTQNRLSNILLGFIFIALGFSIASEALEYYFDHPVYDIVALIFNSPLLFVTILLYYASTVTQTWKTNWPIHKRFLLLVLADILLAFILFIFQIEPHPILFGLYFTVIGAINLYMLYLILKQIDLHNKHIRNLFSSIENKQLNWLRLLAVINMGFIVFWWMDDTLAALIGDNLLSGIISELSIYFTVINVIWMGYASLRQPVIFETEPEVFFTEEPAKETQQPSSDDRATFKRIQKQIENQQLYTHPTLSLKSLADTLEMRDRELSRIINQCYGHNFYHFINAYRVAHFKEAFSNGQNQHLSIMGLATEAGFKSKSTFYAAFKKMEGITPREFAEKT; encoded by the coding sequence GTGGCAGTCACTATCTGCCTGTTTTTGGGATTACACTATTGTTTTCTCTATACCCAAAACAGACTTTCCAATATCCTGCTGGGTTTTATATTCATTGCATTGGGGTTTTCCATTGCATCCGAAGCTTTGGAGTATTATTTTGATCACCCGGTATACGATATCGTGGCATTAATCTTTAATTCTCCACTGCTATTCGTTACCATCCTGTTGTATTACGCATCCACGGTAACGCAAACCTGGAAAACCAATTGGCCGATTCATAAACGTTTTTTGTTATTGGTATTGGCCGATATTCTACTGGCATTCATCCTATTCATTTTTCAAATAGAGCCACACCCTATCCTATTTGGGCTCTATTTTACGGTGATTGGTGCAATCAACCTATATATGTTGTATTTGATTTTAAAACAGATTGATTTGCACAACAAGCACATTCGCAACTTGTTTTCGAGTATTGAAAACAAACAACTGAACTGGCTGCGATTGCTGGCTGTGATCAATATGGGGTTTATTGTTTTTTGGTGGATGGACGATACACTGGCTGCTTTGATTGGAGACAATCTATTGTCCGGGATTATTTCGGAGCTTTCTATTTACTTTACCGTAATCAATGTGATTTGGATGGGTTATGCGAGCTTACGCCAACCGGTGATATTTGAAACCGAACCGGAGGTATTTTTTACGGAAGAACCCGCAAAGGAAACACAGCAACCTTCATCAGATGATCGGGCTACTTTTAAACGCATCCAAAAACAAATTGAAAACCAGCAATTGTATACCCACCCTACACTTTCGTTAAAATCACTGGCAGATACTTTAGAGATGCGAGATCGTGAACTCTCCCGAATCATTAACCAATGTTACGGGCACAATTTCTATCATTTTATTAATGCCTACCGTGTAGCGCATTTTAAAGAAGCTTTTTCCAACGGTCAAAACCAGCATCTGAGCATCATGGGATTGGCCACCGAAGCCGGATTTAAATCTAAATCGACCTTTTACGCGGCCTTTAAAAAAATGGAAGGCATTACACCCAGGGAGTTTGCCGAGAAAACCTAG